In Sphaeramia orbicularis chromosome 14, fSphaOr1.1, whole genome shotgun sequence, the following are encoded in one genomic region:
- the LOC115433523 gene encoding rho-related GTP-binding protein RhoG-like: MQTIKCVVVGDGAVGKTCLLISYTTGAFPKEYIPTVFDNYSSQVTVDSRTISLNLWDTAGQEEYDRLRTLSYPQTNVFIICFSISSPASYENVKHKWHPEVTHHCPGVPILLVGTKSDLRNDGEIQRKLKEQNQTPVTHQQGTALARQIHAIRYLECSALNQDGIKDVFTEAVRAFLNPQPTVSKKPCVLL, translated from the exons atGCAGACTATAAAGTGTGTGGTAGTGGGCGACGGTGCTGTGGGGAAGACTTGCCTCCTCATCTCCTACACCACTGGAGCGTTTCCCAAAGAGTACATCCCCACTGTGTTCGACAACTACAGTAGCCAG gtgacgGTGGACAGCAGGACCATCAGTCTGAACCTGTGGGACACGGCGGGGCAGGAGGAATATGACCGGCTGAGGACTCTGTCATACCCACAGACCAACGTCTTCATCATCTGTTTCTCCATTTCAAGCCCCGCCTCCTACGAGAACGTCAAACACAAATGGCAtcctgag GTGACTCATCATTGTCCTGGAGTTCCCATCCTCCTGGTCGGGACAAAGAGCGACCTCCGGAACGACGGCGAAATTCAGAGGAAACTGaaggagcagaaccagaccccAGTCACCCACCAGCAGGGCACCGCCCTCGCCCGCCAGATTCACGCTATCCGCTACCTGGAGTGTTCAGCCTTGAACCAGGATGGAATTAAGGACGTGTTCACTGAGGCCGTGAGGGCCTTCCTGAACCCGCAACCCACGGTTAGCAAGAAGCCCTGTGTCCTACTGTAG